TTTAAAATTGTGGCATATTGAGGACCATTAATGTGCAAAGTCCTCATAATTTCCAATGCTCGTTCATAAGTGCGATTCGCCTTACCATACTCACCTACTCCCTCATAGGCTAATCCAAGATTATCTAAACTCGGGACTAACGTGTAGTTTTTAGAGTCTGTATGTTGCTCATGAATTTTTATAGCACGTAACAACAATGGTATTGCTTTGTCATTTAAGTCTTGGCATATATAACCGTCCGCCATATTATTAAAGATCAACGCCACCTGTGGATGGTTTTTTCCATGTAATTGTTCTATCAAGGATAATGCTTGCTGATAAAGGGGCTCACTCTTATTGTAGTCTCCTGTAGCGTTATAAAAATCAGCTAAATTAGCAAATAAACCCGCTCTTAATTTCAAGTTTTTTGATGGTTCTTTGCTTAAAATTTGTTGAGCCTCTTTGTAAAGATTTTCTGCCTGCGTATTTTTATTGTAATGTTGGTATACTGTAGCTAAAACAACCAAATACGGAACTCGTCGAGTATTATTTCTTCTATGCTTTTTATCAAAAAGTCTTAACGACTTTAGGGCATAATACTCGGCTTTATCATACAACCCTTGTTCTCTATAATTCCGAGCAAGAAGATTTAATGTCGTTGTAGCAGAATAATCATCTTCACCATATAATTTTTCAAAGAAAAACAAAGCTTGACGTAAAAACTTATCTGCCTCCTTAAAGTTTCCTTGCACATAATAAGAATACCCTAAATTAAAACAGCTCATAGGTAGATGCCTAACTTCTTTATGTCGAGCAATTGAAAAGGCCTCCCTGGCAAGTGTCAAAGCTTTTTTATTGTAACCCTGTCTTTTGGCCGCCCAATATTGAGCATTTACATTTTCCCATGGTGTTTTTTGCGCCCAACCGATACTTAAAAACAACAACAGAATAAAGGTAACAGCCAGCTGCTTGTTTATTTGAACTCGCATGTTCCACCTACTTCGTTTACAGACTGATTAAAGCTCGTTTGCTCTTCGCTCATTACTACATCTGAAGGAGCAAAAAATGAATGCCGATTCACCTTTTTAGGCTCCTGAATAATTGGGGCTGGAAATATAGCTCCTACCGAATCCCCCAACTCATTTGTCCTCTCAACAAACTTGGGGACAAGGTTCCCTAAATAATGTATTACTTGAGTATACCAAACCGCCTGAGCATGCTCCGAAGCAAGATGCATGGAATTTGCTGCAGCTGCATAGTTACCTTCATCTAATTGTTTACGGCCTTCCCCAACAAATGATTTG
Above is a genomic segment from Legionella lytica containing:
- a CDS encoding tetratricopeptide repeat protein, which gives rise to MRVQINKQLAVTFILLLFLSIGWAQKTPWENVNAQYWAAKRQGYNKKALTLAREAFSIARHKEVRHLPMSCFNLGYSYYVQGNFKEADKFLRQALFFFEKLYGEDDYSATTTLNLLARNYREQGLYDKAEYYALKSLRLFDKKHRRNNTRRVPYLVVLATVYQHYNKNTQAENLYKEAQQILSKEPSKNLKLRAGLFANLADFYNATGDYNKSEPLYQQALSLIEQLHGKNHPQVALIFNNMADGYICQDLNDKAIPLLLRAIKIHEQHTDSKNYTLVPSLDNLGLAYEGVGEYGKANRTYERALEIMRTLHINGPQYATILNNLGRLNQFQGRYAEAEKLYLESLAIDQKFLPAGHRSIGRDMNNLAGIYGEQGKTRQSEELYQKVVTLYQSKLGNEHPSTANALLSLGTFQVKRHNFRKAESLYQQALAIYEKKLPADSPLIANGLNNLAGLYVEEKNYRKAEALYQRSLTIRKKALGETHPLYAESLNNLGYVYGELKQYEKAEPLYLQAIAIVEKKHGEDHPFLVTYMNNLGTLYSEQGKKEAARSYFAKAIAIGTKKLGATHPTVLAAKNNLRIL